A single window of Eucalyptus grandis isolate ANBG69807.140 chromosome 1, ASM1654582v1, whole genome shotgun sequence DNA harbors:
- the LOC104455453 gene encoding probable leucine-rich repeat receptor-like protein kinase At1g35710, translating into MSLIFMMYSCTPVTLVSFNDEKALPGSVSEINLSSSSLSGRLHALDFASFPNLTCFNVSNNNLKGPIQSSIGNLSELRFLGLGSNLFEASLENCRQIYAVALLFNNSRLRGVIHGSTARLLEELFRADEKWGECKNLTKLQIDGNQITGRIPPELGKLSQLRVLTLHNNDLTGKIPTEMGNLGELLSLNLSNNHLVQDIPILLGNLAKRNYHDLSKNAMSGSIPDEQANCENLLSLNLSYNNLSSVIPPELGNLLALQILLDPTHNSLIIWERLGKFTFSNITKDTNDFSKEHHIRKGGFGSVYEAVLANGQIVAVKKLNALEPRNISEVNHRSFENEIRMSTEVRHRNVIKFHGFCSSRGCICLVYEFVERGSLAKVLYGGTEAAELDWGTRVKIVQGMAHVIAYLHHNCSLPIVHWDITLNNILLESNLKPWFSNFGMVRLLNSNLPGGPQWPDLMATWLLIWCSGARDYDGEESEGSSLFSINDANINNLGEPKFAAKGCA; encoded by the exons ATGTCCctcatcttcatgatgtactCGTGCACACCTGTTACGTTGGtaagtttcaatgatgaaaaagcACTTCCCGGGTCAGTCTCAGAGATCAACCTCTCAAGCTCAAGCCTCAGTGGCAGACTCCATGCGCTTGACTTCGCTTCTTTCCCAAACTTGACTTGCTTCAACGTTAGCAACAACAATCTCAAGGGCCCCATACAATCCTCGATTGGCAACCTCTCCGAGCTCAGGTTCTTGGGCCTGGGTAGCAATCTCTTCGAAG CTTCACTGGAGAACTGCCGCCAGATTTATGCAGTGGCTTTGCTCTTCAATAACTCGCGGTTGAGGGGAGTAATTCATGGGAGCACTGCCCGACTGCTAGAAGAATTGTTCAGGGCTGACGAGA AATGGGGAGAGTGTAAAAATCTCACGAAGTTGCAGATAGACGGTAACCAAATTACCGGCCGCATCCCACCAGAGCTTGGGAAATTGTCTCAGTTGCGTGTCCTGACTTTGCACAATAATGACTTGACCGGGAAAATTCCCACCGAGATGGGAAATCTAGGGGAGTTGTTGAGcctgaacttgagcaacaaccaTTTGGTCCAAGATATTCCCATCTTGTTAGGAAACTTAGCAAAGCGAAATTATCATGATTTGTCAAAGAATGCAATGAGTGGTAGCATACCAGATGAGCAAGCGAATTGCGAGAATTTACTGAGCTTGAACTTGAGTTACAACAATCTGTCAAGTGTCATACCGCCAGAGCTCGGGAACTTGCTCGCTCTACAGATTCTCCTAGACCCAACCCACAATTCACTG ATCATATGGGAAAGGTTAGGGAAGTTCACATTTAGCAATATCACCAAGGACACCAATGATTTCAGCAAAGAGCACCACATCAGAAAAGGAGGGTTTGGGAGCGTTTACGAGGCTGTATTGGCCAATGGCCAAATTGTCGCTGTCAAAAAGCTCAACGCATTAGAACCCAGAAACATCTCAGAGGTCAACCACCGGAGTTTCGAGAATGAAATCCGCATGTCGACTGAGGTCCGGCACCGCAATGTGATCAAGTTCCATGGGTTCTGTTCCTCGAGGGGTTGTATTTGCTTGGTCTATGAGTTTGTTGAGAGAGGCAGTTTGGCAAAGGTCTTATATGGAGGAACAGAAGCAGCTGAACTGGATTGGGGAACAAGGGTGAAGATTGTTCAAGGCATGGCTCACGTGATCGCCTACTTGCATCACAATTGCTCACTGCCTATCGTTCATTGGGACATAACATTGAACAACATCTTGCTTGAGTCAAACCTCAAGCCTTGGTTCTCGAATTTTGGGATGGTAAGACTCCTGAATTCAAACTTGCCGGGTGGACCACAATGGCCGGATCTTATGGCTACATGGCTCCTG ATTTGGTGTAGTGGTGCTAGAGATTATGACGGGGAAGAGTCCGAGggatcttctctcttctctatcAATGATGCAAACATCAACAATCTTGGAGAACCCAAATTTGCTGCTAAAGGATGCGCTTGA